One genomic segment of Coffea arabica cultivar ET-39 chromosome 6e, Coffea Arabica ET-39 HiFi, whole genome shotgun sequence includes these proteins:
- the LOC113696706 gene encoding protein ALP1-like, which produces MEMEGYEHEKWEWFQDCLGALDGTYVKVHVLLRDQGRYRNRKNEIATNVLGVCSRDMRFTYVLPGWEGSAADSRVLRDALVRSDPLIVPKGKYFLVDAGYANSSGFLAPYRGIRYHLSEWSASGSKPQNFKELFNLRHSIARNVIERTFGLFKKRWAILRDASFFDVKTHVMIINACAILHNLIRVEQPNDPYLDEVDAEMRRVQHEIDDEDEMEDEDEENGMEDDGPNNDGGVNAVNENRIRAVQPTSEWTQFRNALARAMFIDYQIRQGHHGS; this is translated from the exons ATGGAAATGGAAGGTTACGAGCATGAAAAGTGGGAATGGTTTCAG GATTGTCTTGGAGCATTAGACGGTACTTATGTTAAAGTACATGTTCTTCTTAGAGATCAAGGAAGATATAGGAATAGGAAGAATGAGATAGCAACAAATGTTTTAGGTGTATGCTCCCGTGACATGAGATTTACATATGTATTGCCTGGATGGGAAGGTTCTGCAGCAGATAGTAGAGTTCTACGGGATGCGTTAGTTAGATCAGATCCATTAATTGTTCCCAAGG GCAAGTACTTTCTTGTTGATGCGGGTTATGCAAATAGCTCCGGTTTCTTAGCTCCATATAGGGGAATTAGATATCATCTTAGCGAGTGGTCTGCTAGTGGGAGCAAGCCTCAAAATTTTAAAGAGTTATTCAACCTTCGACATTCAATTGCTCGAAATGTGATTGAAAGGACATTTGGTTTGTTCAAGAAGCGGTGGGCCATTTTGAGAGATGCATCTTTTTTTGATGTTAAGACTCATGTCATGATAATTAATGCATGTGCCATCCTTCATAATCTTATTCGAGTAGAACAACCAAATGACCCTTACTTGGATGAAGTTGATGCTGAGATGCGAAGAGTACAACATGagattgatgatgaagatgaaatggaagatGAAGATGAGGAAAATGGAATGGAAGATGATGGTCCAAATAATGATGGTGGTGTAAATGCTGTTAACGAGAATCGAATTCGAGCAGTACAACCAACTAGCGAGTGGACACAATTTAGGAATGCTTTAGCACGAGCAATGTTTATTGACTATCAAATTAGACAAGGCCATCATGGAAGTTGA